CAAGCGAGAGTGATCGCTTTTTGTACATGCCATCTGCGTTCCTGTGTGGGTTGATCACAATCATCCTGTTCCGCATTTTGCAAGGACCGTTTCGTTGGTTGCTGATAGCCATTCTGCTCATTGCTTCAGAGTGTTTTCTTCAGCAGAATAACGACAACTGGATCCCTGCCTCAAAGACGATCGGAGCCATCATTGCCAACACGCCGGAACCATTGCCCGGTGAGCACATCTTCATCCAAGGCTTACCGAGCGACACGTGCGGTGCATTTATTTTTAGGCACGGGTTTGTAGAAGCATTGTTAATGGCCGGAAGAGATACGAGTGGGATCAAGCAGGTGGATATCCTTTTTGCCGTACCAGGAACACCACCTCGAACAAAAGTGTTCTCCTACGCTGAGCTTTCGGATACCATGCAGATGCGTTCAGTGGATCGCGTAGTTCGATGGAATACAGGCCAATTTGAATATTTGACATTCCCGGATGAAGGTGGATCATCTTTACCGTAAATTCGTTTGCATGGAGCGTTACATTTTCGCGATCGCGATGTTGTGTTCAACTAGCATGTTCGCTCAAGTCACGTTGAATAATAGTGTGATCCCACGTGAGAATGAACTTTGGGGCTATCATGACGTGCCTTACGTTAAAGCAGGGCTTGCAGGTATGGGTTCGAAATGGGACTACAGCAGTTTGCCAGCCGGGGTGCTCGTACCGTACAACTGGACAACACGGTCGCTTGCTCCACGTGCGGGTGCATTTCCTGATGATGCATTGGTACTTGAAGTTCCTGGTGATCCCATCGCATTCTACCAAGTAGGTGATACGGCGTTCTATTGGCTCGGTACGTATTCCGATAATGCGCTGGTCCGTTTCGATCCGCCGTTGGTGTTATTGGACCTTCCGTGTTCCGTCAATTCCCAGTGGGCCGATACCGTGGTTGCAGCCGTTACTGGTGCGGGACGGATCGTGATCCGTAAAACGATCCTGAATGCGAACGTTGATGGCTGGGGTTCGTTGATCATGCCATACGGTGTGGTGGATAATGTGATCCGAATACGTTATGACCTCAAGCTTACCGATGCCGATGACTATAACGTGGTCCATCGAAGCGAAGTACGCCACGTATGGTATACCGAACGCATGCCGATGCCCTTGTTGGTGATCAGTGACCGGAAAGGATGGTCACCCGCACGGACCGTGCGCTGGTTGGATGGTTCTTGGCAGGATGGTCCCAATAAACTTTTCCAACCGATCCAATTGCGCGCATTCCCGGATCCGTGTGATGAGATCGCCACGGTGGACCTCCCCGCAACCAAAGCAGATCGTACGATCCTTCAATTGATCGATGGCCAAGGAAATGTTGCCAAGCAATGGCTCGCCGAATTCACATCACCCGAAACCCGCCGAATGACCTTGCAAATGAATGATGTGCCCAGTGGAACTTACACGCTGACCTGGATGGGAACCGATGGGGTCATTGGGAGTACGCGGTTGACCCGGCGGTAGCCACAGGGGTTCACGGTTCCCCCCCACCTTGCCATCTTGCATCACCCAGATTTTGGTGCCGTGCATTTTGGCCAAACGGCGTGCTTCTTTGGAATTTGTGTTCCGCAAAACCTGATCTCTATTGCACGGGCAACGAAATATCCGTGATTGTTTTCTTGGTATCGATTACTACCTCTAATGTTCTGGCACCTGTGTTTAAAATTCCCGGGGGATATTCATGAACTGACCCGTCCATCATTTTAATTGGAGGAGGTTTAGCGCATGAAACCCAATAGTAAAGAATCATTCCAGCTCCCGTCTTTTTTCTCGATCAGGACTGCCAAAGACCTCGGTGAAATATTCGACGGTAACGCCCTCGAACTTCTGGATAATGAACAGACTGTCTTTGGCGAAGTTTAAACGCTCGCCCGAACAGCCCAATGTGTCTCTTTTCCAACCTTCAGCAAAAGCAAGGTTTATGCCCTCAGGCTTGTATTCGTGTTGACTACAACCGAATGTGAATATGGAAGCAAGTAAAAATAGGATCACTGGTTTACAAGCTGAGTTGAACATGTTAGTGTTTGCCCAATTCTTTGCACTCAGATATGTAAAAATCAAGCCCCATAATCACTTAATATATGAGTCATGCCGCGAGAAAATTTAACTAGTTGCTTATTTACCTCAAGGCTCCAACCCAACCACCTTGCCATCCTGCATCACCCAGATCTTGGTGCCATGCATTTTTGCCAAACGACGCGCTTCTTTGGCGGAACGCTTTAGAGCCTTCAAGATCATTTCAGTGGTGATCTTTCGTGGACTATCATTCATGGCGTGGTCATTCATTGTTCCAAAAGTACGGGTATCGGACCTGAAGCATCAAATACCCATGTGTTAGTTGCCAGTTCGCGGTACATGGAGTTAAAATTCTTCCATCCTCGTGCATGTCTTCTTAGAATTTCGTGCTCTGGTATATGATGGCCGCCTTGCTTTACGCGCTCAGCTACACGCCGGATGCAGATCTTTGGATCGTCGATCTTTAAGAAGAGGATCTCTAACGCGTATCCTTTGGTCAACAAATTCTTAAAAATGGATGTATAGGTCATTCCACTCAAAGTAGATTCAATTGCGAATGACCTACGCTGCTTAATGCACCGTTCAATTTCTTTCAACACGATGCGACCTGCTGCCCGTGCGCTTAATTCAGGACGCAAAGGCGAAAGACCAGCTGCGATGAGATCCACGTTCAAGAAGCTCAGGACATTCGCATCCTTTGATAAAAATGTTTTCGCAAACGTCGTCTTACCAGCACCATTTGGACCAGCGATCACTATACACTTTGGTTTGACCGCTTTTGCCATCGCCTTTGTGATCTCAGGGTTTTAAACGAAGGCAACTCAAGCACTAGCCCGGTTCTCCTTCTTTCCTTTCTGCTCTTGCACCATCTCCTTCACCGCAGCTACAACCGCTGCATCATCGAACCCACATTCGGTATAGAGTTCATTCTGCGAGCCGTGCTCGATCCAGCGATCCGGAATTCCCAGCCGTTTAACTTGGGCCTGATAACCGTGGTCGGCCATGAACTCCAGCACGGCGCTGCCCATACCGCCCATGATCGCACCATCTTCGACCGTTACCACGTGTTTGAATTTTCCAATGACCTCATGTAGTAACAGCTCATCGATCGGCTTCGCGAAACGCATGTCGTAGTGGGCGACGCTGTAGCCTTCAGACTCTAATGCTTCGATCCCTTTTGCAGCAATGTTTCCGATATGTCCCAACGTGAGTACAGCCGCATCTTCTCCTGAGCGCACTTTGCGACCAGTGCCGATCTTGATCTCCTTGAACGGGGTTTTCCACTCCGTCATAACACCTTCGCCACGTGGGTAACGTATGCTGAACGGACCGTGTTCCCTGAGCTGTGCAGTGTACATCAAGTTGCGCAACTCTTCCTCGTTCATCGGTGCGCTTACGATCATGTTCGGTATGCACCGGAAATAGGCAATGTCAAAAGCTCCATGGTGCGTGGGACCATCAGCGCCGGCCAAGCCACCACGGTCCAAACAGAATACCACACTAAGGTTCTGTAAGGCCACATCATGCACCACTTGGTCGTACGCCCGTTGCATGAAGCTGCTGTAAATGTTGCAGAACGGGACCATGCCTTGTGTGGCCATTCCAGCACTGAAGGTCACCGCATGCTGCTCGGCAATACCCACATCGAATGCGCGGTCAGGCATGGCCTTCATCATGATGTTCAACGAGCATCCACTCGGCATAGCAGGTGTAACACCCACGATCTTCGGGTTTTTCTCGGCCAGCTCAACGATCGTATGTCCGAAAACGTCCTGATACTTCGGTGGTTGCGGGCTTTTCGGTACAACTTTAATGATCTCGCCTGTCTCTTTGTTGAAGAGTCCTGGTGCGTGCCATACCGTCGGGCTTCCAGCTTCGGCAGGTGCATAGCCCTTGCCTTTTTTGGTGACCACGTGCAGGATCTTAGGGCCGGGAATGTCGCGTAGGTCGCGCATAACCTTTACCAAGTGATCCACATCATGCCCATCCACAGGTCCGAAATACCGAAAGCTCAAACTCTCGAATAAATTGCTTTGTTTCAGCAAAGCGCTCTTAACTGCATTCTCTACTTTCTGTGCAACGGCCTGCGCGTTAGGACCGAATTTGCTCACTTTTCCCAGGATCTTCCACACTTCGTCCTTCACCTTGTTGTAGGTGTGGCTGGTGGTGATATCCGTTAAATATTGCTTCAAGGCCCCAACGTTAGGGTCGATGGACATGCAGTTGTCGTTCAACACGACCAACATATCGGTATTCGCGCCACCCGCGTGGTTCAACGCTTCGAAAGCCATGCCGGCGGTCATGGCACCATCGCCGATCACGGCAACGGAATGTCGGTCCTCTTCACCTTTCAGCTTACTCGCTACAGCCATACCAACGGCTGCTCCAATACTGGTGCTGCTATGGCCTACTCCGAACGTATCGTATTCGCTTTCACTTCGCTTAGGAAAACCGCTCAATCCGCCATGAAGACGGTTTGTATGAAAATTCGCGCGCCGACCGGTAAGGATCTTATGGCCATAGGCTTGGTGCCCTACGTCCCAAACCAATTGGTCGTAAGGCGTATTGAATACATAATGCAGTGCCACGGTCAACTCCACCACACCCAAGCTGGCACCGAAATGCCCACCCTTAACGCTCACAACATCAATAATGAACTCGCGCAATTCCGTGCACACCTGTTCCAATTGCTCTTCTGGCACTGAACGCAGATCAGCTGGTACAATGATCTTTTCGAGGAGAGGATAAGTGGATTCGGGCATGGAGCGGTCTTAGGAACTGGATATCAACTGCAAATGTACGGATGCGGATGTTCTTATGGATGAACGGAGTACGAGGTGTTTCCGTATGTCATTGTTGATTGAAAGGGGTTTTAAAAGTGAAGTGCCTCAATCAGTAAACACATGGCTGTGCCGATCGGTTCATTTCAAACGATGAAGCCATTCACATTACCACCCTAACAACTATCCCCTTCCACAAATAACCACAGCTTGCTACCTTAGCGTGCCAGCACTGGATATAGTCGCCTTCGGAAACAATATGCACTACCAATGATTACCAGCCGATCATTATGGAAACCTTCATTGCCATTGGCTTTGTGGGTTTTGCGTTGGCGGCAGCAGCCTTCGATACCACGGGCCATGGCAAAACCAAGAATGGAAGCGTTCGGCAGCCCAATGCGGCTGCTTCTGCTGGCAATAGGTTCAATAATTGCCAGTTTAGCATATCCGCAACAACCATTTGACATCGACGCTTCCTTCCGTTGTGAAATGGATTCATGGTATGTATCATCCACGCTTCCGCTTTCAAATGGAAAATTGATCGCGTCGGGTATTATGCGCTTTGATGGCGAAATTGATCAGTATCGACTCGTTCGCTTGCTCCCTAACGGCATAAGAGATAATTCTTTCTACAATAGTGGATTAGGGGGTGGAAGAATAAGACCTTGGATGGACAAGTTCTATGTAAACACACCCCATACCGTAAGAAGAATCCAGGAAGATGGCTATCAGGACATGTCCTTTATACCCATGAATCTTCAACCCTACTTCAGTTCTTTACAAGGAGGCGACTACCACGTATACCCTGATGGCAGGATATTAATGAGCGGAGTTCATGGCCTGCATGATACGATCCGAGGGTTCGAGGGACTTTACTGTTTGGTCTGGTTCAGCAACACTGGTTATTTGGACACCACCAAAACCCACCGAACCTGTGCGGGCAGTTTAGATTTCTTTACTGAATTACCGAATGGTCAATTCATCGGTTCCGGCTCTACTGGTGTCTGGGATGGCCAGCAAGCAAGTAATATCATACGATTCAATGCAGATGGGTCGTTGGACCCCTCGTTCCAAGCCAATGTGAATTGGGGGCAGGCGTATGGATTCTTGCCACTTGATGATGGGAGGGTATACGTGGGAGGAAATTTTATCGTCGATGGCATAGCAGACACCCTCAACTTAGTGCGCCTAATGCCGGATGGATCTTTGGATCCCACTTTCAACAACACGGCCAGATACAGATTCATAAACCCGTTATATCCCAATAATGATCCTTATGGTATCATTCGCACCATTTACTCAATAGCACCGGATCACTTAGTTGTTACAGGTAATTTTGCAACTGTTGATGGGGAACAACGCGGTTGCATTGCATTGATCGATACCTCTGGCAATCTCTTGAGTGACCATTTTTCTGGAGATGGCGGTGGCTCTTATCTCTATCAAGTGAATATCAACTCAACTCCTGTATACACACGTTCAATAGCTGGTATTACTCCGGCACCTGATGGCAGTTATTATATCTGTGGGGCCTACCACGGCTACGATGATGGCACCACCAATGATACCACCCAGCGCATGGTAAGTAGGTTGTATGGGTTGGATGTGGGCATAAGCGAAAATGCTAACACTCGACCTCCAGCACAATTGACCATACACCCTAACCCAGCCAACACATGGGTAACCTTTGATTATGATATTCTGGTACCGCCAACGGATGCATTCATTATTATTCGGGACCAACAAGGCCGCGAAGTTTACCGGATGAAATTACTGGTGCAAAAGAACGAAGTGGTGTGGGATACACGAGGAGTTGGTAGCGGCACATATGTTGTGACTTTGACGAATAAGTCACGAGATTTGCGTACAGAAAAACTGGTCATTCAGCGATGAGAAGAAACAGCCCTGCATGGCTGCTTCTAATGACGACTTGTTCAACCTTGACCTATGTCGCATATTCCCAGCAGCCTTTCGATCTGGACCCGTCATTCAATACTGAGATCAACACTTGGTATGTGTCTTCTGTTATGCCTTTGCCGGATGGGGATTTGTTATTATCCGGACAGATTCGTTTTTCCGGGGACTCCCCGGGCACGTTTCGGCTCCTTACTAGAGTAGATCAACTTGGTAACCGTAGGCCATGGTTTCCTTATTCATGGGGTGGAGGCAGGATCCAACCATGGAATGACCAGTTTTATGTGGGTGAGCATACGGTTCATCGCTTACTATCAACGGGGCTGGTCGATTCTTCATTTATTCACATGAATGCAGACCCCTACTTCAGTTCTTTACAAGGCGGCGACTACCACGTATACCCTGACGGTCGCATTTTAATGAGCGGGGTTCACAATCTGCTTGATTCAATTAGGGGATTCGAAGGACTCTATTGTTTGGTCTGGTTCAGCAACACCGGTTATTTGGATACTACCAAGACCCACCGTACCTGTGCAGGAAGTTTGGATAAATTTACTGAATTGCCCAATGGCCAGTTCATCGGTTCCGGCTCAACAGGTGTCTGGGATGGGCAGCAAGCTAGCAACATCATTCGCTTTAATACAGATGGATCCTTGGATCCCTCGTTCCAAGCGAATGTGAACTGGGGCCAAGCCTATGGATTCTTACCTCTTGATGATGGGCGGGTGTATGCGGCAGGATTGTTCAGGATTCTAGGGAACCCGGATACATTACGCCTTGCTCGATTCACGCCAGATGGGTCGTTGGATCCAAGTTTCAACCTATTGTCATTTGAGACAGTAGAAACTAACAATGGGTTTGGCGCCATAATTAGTAAAGTATACGCGCTGGATGAAACCCGGTTGATCGTTGTTGGCGGTTACGAACGTGTGAACGGTGAAACTAGGAAAGGCATTTGCATGATCGATACTGCCGGGAATTTATTGGATGATCATTTCGTGGATGCTGGATGCGGATATTACGATTACCAAGGCTTTACGCACGGCAGCATTGATGGGTTTACTCAAGCTCCCAATGGCAGCTATTACATCTGGGGGGCTTACCACGGCTACGATGATGGCACCACCAACGACACTACCCAGCGCATGGTTAGTCGGTTGTATGGCTTGGATGTGGGTATAAGTGAAAATGCAAACACGCAACCAAAACCAGAATTAGCCATACACCCAAACCCTGCAAATGGCTGGGTTGCCTTTCACTACGACCTATTGGTACCACCGACTGATGCATATTTGATTGTCCAGGATCTGAGCGGCCGGGAATTGTATCGTCTTCAACTGCTCGAAGAGAAACACCAAATAGTATGGGATACGCGTTCAATTGGTGCCGGAACATACATAGTTTCACTTGTAAACAAAGAGCGTGACTTGCGTAGCGAAAAACTAGTTATTCAGCAATGACACAAATGGAAAATCCGCAACCCACAGCACCGCAATTCAGCTCGATACTATTTGCTTTACTACAATGCTTTCCGGCGCTTCTTCAGGCACAAGCCTACATTCCAACATTGAACGAAAATGCGACTTGGGATGTTCAATGTCTAGTCGCTTATGGAATGCCGCCAGAATGCGACTATCTGACCGGATCAGACACGTACTCTATTATTGGAGATACAACAATACTGGGTGTGGAATATAAGATCGTGAGTGGTCTTTTGTATAACCCGGGTTTCGGTAAAAGATACGTTAGGGAAGACACCTTAACACGAAAGGTTTACAGCGTTCTTGATCCGTACGGTGGACCGGGAGAAACTGTTTTATACGACTACAGCGCTATGGTCGGTGACTCGATATTCTGGTATGATTATTTTGTAAGTACAATATATAGTATTGACATCATTACGTTAGCGAATGGGGAAGTTCGCAGGCGGTTCAATTTAGAATCTGGATTTATTTACATCGAAGGAATCGGTGGATCTACAGGAATCAGCTTTCCTTTCATTACAGGCCCGGGCGTGGAACAAGCCTTGACCTGTTACAAGTTAAATGGTGTGCCACAGATCGATTCTGATGAACTGTATACCATCTCATGCCCTATTAACATGGGTATTGAACCTGTGGGGTCCGTTGTCCCGAGTATAGTTTCGCCGAACCCTTCATCTGGTCATATCACGATCAACCGTAAAACCGATCTTATCCAAACTTTCCAATTTGTCGATATGAGTGGCCGATCCATTTATACCCAAACACTCTCGAACCAAATTGACCAAATCGACCTTAGCCATTTGCAAGCCGGTGTTTATTTGTATATGCTGAACGAAAAAGATCTAGGAAAATTGATCCTGTTCAGATAAATAGGAGCGAATTTGTAACGCCGCAGAAGGGTATAGACTAACCAAGGATAGCCCTAAGTATAAGGAGCAATTGGTATAGGTAGTTTGTATGGCTTGGATGGGGGAATGAGTGACAATGCGTCTCGCTATGGAATGGTAGCCATCTATCCAAATCCTGGAATCGATCAACTTTGGATTGATGGCTTGAAGGACAAGGGTGTGGTTTCACTCAAATTATTCGATGCACGAGGCGTGTTGGTTCTGGATGAGCTTCTTACGAATTCATACGTGGATATGCTTAGCGTGCGTTCTGGATTCTACACCGTGTTTTTGCAAGCAAGGCATGGCCGTACGTGGCATTTGAAATGGGTTAAGGAATAATGGTACTTCTTTTGGACCTTTTTAGCGGTAAGGCCTATTGCACTCCGCCATGCCTCCTCGCCTCTAGCTGCTCTTAAGTGAGCTAGCTGCCACGTCGAGGTTTCGTTCTCTCTCATTTTCTCAATTTATATCCAGATCGCAATTCACATTACCACCCTAACAACTATCACCTTCCACAAATAACCGCAGCTTGCTACCTTAGCGCCCCAACAACGGAACTTGTCGCCTTTGGAAACGCTATCCACCCCCCACGATTACCTGCCGATCGTAATGCAGATCTTCATTGCCGTTGGCTTTGTGGGCTTTGCTTTGGCGGCGGCGGCAGCCTTCGGCCCCAAGCGTCACGGTAAGACCAAGGACGAGAGCTTTGAATGCGGGATCGAGCAACAGGGCAACGCGCGCAGGCCGTTCTCCGTGAAGTATTTCCTGATCGCCATCCTCTTTGTTCTTTTCGATGTGGAAGTGATCTTTCTCTACCCATGGGCCGTGAATTTCAAGGCGTTGGGCATGATCGGTTTCGTGGAAATGGTATTGTTCATCGCCTTTGTGCTGGCAGGATTTTTCTACGTGATCAAAAAAGGTGCACTCAAGTGGGAATGAACGCTTAAATGAAAGACGAGAACTCCATACAACCATCCAGCGAACGCGGTAAGCCGACCATTGTAGCCCCTCCGGAAGGGTATACGGGCACTGGCTTTTTTGCGACTAGCATGGAAAACGCCATTGGTATGGCCCGTAAGAACAGCTTATGGCCACTACCGTTCGCCACGTCCTGTTGCGGCATCGAGTTCATGAGCACCATGAGCTCGCACTACGATCTTAGTAGGTTCGGTATGGAACGCCTCAGCTTCAGCCCGCGCCAAAGTGATCTGCTCATGGTAATGGGTACGATCGCCAAGAAAATGGCACCGGTACTTAGGGATGTGTACACCCAAATGGCTGAACCCAAATGGGTATTGAGCATGGGTGCTTGTGCGAGCAGCGGTGGTATTTTCGATAGCTACAGCGTTCTGCAAGGAATTGATCGTATCATTCCTGTTGATGTGTACATCCCAGGTTGCCCGCCCCGTCCGGAGCAGGTGATCGATGGTATCCTGAAGATCCAGGAACTGGCCGCGAATGAAAGCCTCCGTCGCCGCTATAGTAAAGAGTACGAGGATCTTATGGATAAATACCACATTGATTAGTGCCACGTTTTGCCACCCATACCGAGCGCGACCAATTGGTCCATGAAAAGCTCACCGCTGCTTTTGGTGCTGATCTATTGGGCCATGAGCAACAGGTAGATCTGATGTGCTGGACCCTACCTAAAGGCCGTGTGCATGATGCATTGCGACTTCTTCGCGATGAATTGGACTTTAATTTTTTGACCACGCTGTGTGGCATGCACTTTCCTGGAACTGAGAAGGAGCTTGGTGTGGTTTACCACTTGCACAGTATGCGGAACGGCCACCGTATCCGCCTAAAGAGCTTTACCACGCTGAAGGATGCGGAATTCGACACTGCTACCGATCTCTGGCCAACAGCAAATTGGATGGAACGGGAGGCATGGGATTTTTTCGGCATCAAGTTCAAGGGTCACCCTAATTTGATCCGTATCCTCAATATGGAGGATTTTCCGGCTTTCCCTATGCGGAAGGATTACCCAATGGAAGACCCAACTCGTAGGGATAAGAACGATAGCATGTTCGGACGATGAGCGACAACCAACATATCGATCATTGGAAGAAGGACCGAGTGGATGGCGGCGATATGCGCGAGCTCACCACGCTCAACCTTGGCCCAACGCACCCAGCGACACATGGTATTTTCCAGAACGTACTCACCATGGATGGCGAGATCATTCTGGATTCAGTGCAAACCATCGGATACATCCACCGCGCATTCGAGAAGATAGCGGAGCGGCGACCGTTCTACCAGATCACTACCCTTACGGATCGTATGAACTACTGCAGTTCACCGATCAACAACATGGGTTGGCACATGGCGGTGGAAAAGCTGTGTGGCATTGAACTTCCTAAGCGTGTGGAGTATCTCCGCGTTATCGCCATGGAACTTGCGCGTATTGCGGATCACGTGATCTGTAACACCATTATCGGTCAGGACGCCGGTGCAACGACTCCTTTTCTCTACGTCTATCAGTGGCGTGAGAAGATCTACGAGGTCTACGAAGAGATATGTGGCGCACGTCTCACCACGAACATGGGTCGTATCGGTGGGTTCGAACGGAATTTCTCTGAACTCGCATTCCAACGGATCCGATCCTTGCTGAAAGAGATGCCAGCAGGGTTGAAGGAATTCGACGATATGCTTATCCGTAACCGCATCTTCATGGACCGCACTATAAACTGTGGTGCATTTCCGGTAGATAGAGCATTGGCTTACGGGTTCACCGGGCCGAATTTGCGCGCATGTGGTGTAGATTATGATGTGCGCGTTGCAGATCCATACAGCAGCTACGAGGACTTTGACTTCACCATTCCCGTAGGACAGAACGGGGATGTGTATGATCGTTTCATGGTACGGCAAGAGGAGATGCGCCAGAGTTTGAGCATTATCCGCCAGGC
The nucleotide sequence above comes from Flavobacteriales bacterium. Encoded proteins:
- a CDS encoding 1-deoxy-D-xylulose-5-phosphate synthase; protein product: MPESTYPLLEKIIVPADLRSVPEEQLEQVCTELREFIIDVVSVKGGHFGASLGVVELTVALHYVFNTPYDQLVWDVGHQAYGHKILTGRRANFHTNRLHGGLSGFPKRSESEYDTFGVGHSSTSIGAAVGMAVASKLKGEEDRHSVAVIGDGAMTAGMAFEALNHAGGANTDMLVVLNDNCMSIDPNVGALKQYLTDITTSHTYNKVKDEVWKILGKVSKFGPNAQAVAQKVENAVKSALLKQSNLFESLSFRYFGPVDGHDVDHLVKVMRDLRDIPGPKILHVVTKKGKGYAPAEAGSPTVWHAPGLFNKETGEIIKVVPKSPQPPKYQDVFGHTIVELAEKNPKIVGVTPAMPSGCSLNIMMKAMPDRAFDVGIAEQHAVTFSAGMATQGMVPFCNIYSSFMQRAYDQVVHDVALQNLSVVFCLDRGGLAGADGPTHHGAFDIAYFRCIPNMIVSAPMNEEELRNLMYTAQLREHGPFSIRYPRGEGVMTEWKTPFKEIKIGTGRKVRSGEDAAVLTLGHIGNIAAKGIEALESEGYSVAHYDMRFAKPIDELLLHEVIGKFKHVVTVEDGAIMGGMGSAVLEFMADHGYQAQVKRLGIPDRWIEHGSQNELYTECGFDDAAVVAAVKEMVQEQKGKKENRASA
- a CDS encoding T9SS type A sorting domain-containing protein gives rise to the protein MVAIYPNPGIDQLWIDGLKDKGVVSLKLFDARGVLVLDELLTNSYVDMLSVRSGFYTVFLQARHGRTWHLKWVKE
- a CDS encoding NADH-quinone oxidoreductase subunit A — protein: MQIFIAVGFVGFALAAAAAFGPKRHGKTKDESFECGIEQQGNARRPFSVKYFLIAILFVLFDVEVIFLYPWAVNFKALGMIGFVEMVLFIAFVLAGFFYVIKKGALKWE
- a CDS encoding AAA family ATPase, encoding MAKAVKPKCIVIAGPNGAGKTTFAKTFLSKDANVLSFLNVDLIAAGLSPLRPELSARAAGRIVLKEIERCIKQRRSFAIESTLSGMTYTSIFKNLLTKGYALEILFLKIDDPKICIRRVAERVKQGGHHIPEHEILRRHARGWKNFNSMYRELATNTWVFDASGPIPVLLEQ
- a CDS encoding NADH-quinone oxidoreductase subunit D, which gives rise to MSDNQHIDHWKKDRVDGGDMRELTTLNLGPTHPATHGIFQNVLTMDGEIILDSVQTIGYIHRAFEKIAERRPFYQITTLTDRMNYCSSPINNMGWHMAVEKLCGIELPKRVEYLRVIAMELARIADHVICNTIIGQDAGATTPFLYVYQWREKIYEVYEEICGARLTTNMGRIGGFERNFSELAFQRIRSLLKEMPAGLKEFDDMLIRNRIFMDRTINCGAFPVDRALAYGFTGPNLRACGVDYDVRVADPYSSYEDFDFTIPVGQNGDVYDRFMVRQEEMRQSLSIIRQALEKLDKMSDKTTYHADVPEWVLPPKEAVYSEMEALIYHFKLVMGETEIPRGEIYHCVEGGNGELGFYIVSDGGRNPYRVHFRRPCYIYYQAFPEIIKGSMLSDAILTMSSMNVIAGELDA
- a CDS encoding T9SS type A sorting domain-containing protein, yielding MTQMENPQPTAPQFSSILFALLQCFPALLQAQAYIPTLNENATWDVQCLVAYGMPPECDYLTGSDTYSIIGDTTILGVEYKIVSGLLYNPGFGKRYVREDTLTRKVYSVLDPYGGPGETVLYDYSAMVGDSIFWYDYFVSTIYSIDIITLANGEVRRRFNLESGFIYIEGIGGSTGISFPFITGPGVEQALTCYKLNGVPQIDSDELYTISCPINMGIEPVGSVVPSIVSPNPSSGHITINRKTDLIQTFQFVDMSGRSIYTQTLSNQIDQIDLSHLQAGVYLYMLNEKDLGKLILFR
- a CDS encoding T9SS type A sorting domain-containing protein — translated: MAKPRMEAFGSPMRLLLLAIGSIIASLAYPQQPFDIDASFRCEMDSWYVSSTLPLSNGKLIASGIMRFDGEIDQYRLVRLLPNGIRDNSFYNSGLGGGRIRPWMDKFYVNTPHTVRRIQEDGYQDMSFIPMNLQPYFSSLQGGDYHVYPDGRILMSGVHGLHDTIRGFEGLYCLVWFSNTGYLDTTKTHRTCAGSLDFFTELPNGQFIGSGSTGVWDGQQASNIIRFNADGSLDPSFQANVNWGQAYGFLPLDDGRVYVGGNFIVDGIADTLNLVRLMPDGSLDPTFNNTARYRFINPLYPNNDPYGIIRTIYSIAPDHLVVTGNFATVDGEQRGCIALIDTSGNLLSDHFSGDGGGSYLYQVNINSTPVYTRSIAGITPAPDGSYYICGAYHGYDDGTTNDTTQRMVSRLYGLDVGISENANTRPPAQLTIHPNPANTWVTFDYDILVPPTDAFIIIRDQQGREVYRMKLLVQKNEVVWDTRGVGSGTYVVTLTNKSRDLRTEKLVIQR
- a CDS encoding NADH-quinone oxidoreductase subunit C, encoding MCWTLPKGRVHDALRLLRDELDFNFLTTLCGMHFPGTEKELGVVYHLHSMRNGHRIRLKSFTTLKDAEFDTATDLWPTANWMEREAWDFFGIKFKGHPNLIRILNMEDFPAFPMRKDYPMEDPTRRDKNDSMFGR
- a CDS encoding NADH-quinone oxidoreductase subunit B → MKDENSIQPSSERGKPTIVAPPEGYTGTGFFATSMENAIGMARKNSLWPLPFATSCCGIEFMSTMSSHYDLSRFGMERLSFSPRQSDLLMVMGTIAKKMAPVLRDVYTQMAEPKWVLSMGACASSGGIFDSYSVLQGIDRIIPVDVYIPGCPPRPEQVIDGILKIQELAANESLRRRYSKEYEDLMDKYHID